From the Prunus dulcis chromosome 4, ALMONDv2, whole genome shotgun sequence genome, one window contains:
- the LOC117623817 gene encoding auxin-repressed 12.5 kDa protein, with the protein MVLLEKLWDDIVAGPQPERGLGKLRKVTPKPLNIKDVEGETSGSSKLAMPMSPGTPVTPGTPVTPASARAKDNVWRSVFHPGSNLATRTMGNQVFDKPQPNSPTVYDWLYSGETRSKHR; encoded by the exons ATGGTTCTGCTTGAAAAGCTTTGGGATGACATTGTTGCTGGACCTCAGCCTGAACGCGGGCTTGGCAAGCTTAGGAAGGTCACCCCCAAACCCTTGAACATCAAAG ATGTGGAGGGAGAGACAAGCGGCAGCAGCAAGTTGGCGATGCCTATGAGCCCAGGAACTCCAGTAACCCCAGGAACACCAGTAACACCAGCTTCAGCTCGTGCTAAGGACAACGTTTGGAGGAGTGTTTTCCACCCAGGCAGCAACCTTGCCACCAGAACCATGGGCAACCAGGTCTTTGACAAGCCACAGCCCAACTCTCCCACTGTCTATGATTG GCTCTACAGTGGGGAGACCAGGAGCAAGCATCGCTAA
- the LOC117623816 gene encoding putative E3 ubiquitin-protein ligase RING1a isoform X2: MAVTVLLHHLLYFQRQALYIIVKLAEIRKEVQCPICLGIIRKTRTVMECLHRFCRECIDKSMRLGNNECPACRTHCASRRSLRDDPNYDALIAAIYPDIDKYEEEELAFHEEEKARNKQIQASIAQTFRRQSEALGRKRTTAKATAAAFMRRSQGSYRNAHLRGRRNYRNVAEHQGSDDNEDANGNDGGKDSTSGDERTEPRPKRCKRWGGGRSGSANADGGDENDYELNREIMGASAGLVGSSERLAWGKGGMRSHTRYGSTSGGNGKNARNIRLSKLVEYLRNSENHDDELDIHLLLVSFDEQRIPSLQRPYLCCRPTLSVGQLCHYVALRTALQADEVELYLVKELHAKFSHSTATNVLISKSVVLDSTKDNLQLLREQETLADLRTHNLIPGHLLLAYQKKWNSS, encoded by the exons ATGGCAGTGACAGTCTTGTTGCACCATCTGCTATATTTTCAACGCCAAGCTTT ATATATCATAGTGAAATTGGCAGAAATTCGGAAAGAAGTCCAATGCCCTATCTGTTTAG GGATCATTCGGAAAACAAGAACAGTGATGGAATGCCTGCATCGCTTCTGCAGGGAATGCATCGACAAGTCCATGCGCCTGGG GAACAATGAATGCCCTGCATGCCGCACCCATTGTGCTAGTCGTCGCTCTTTGAGAGATGACCCAAACTACGATGCCTTAATTGCAGCCATCTATCCAGATATTGACAAGTATGAGGAAGAG GAACTGGCTTTTCATGAAGAGGAGAAGGCTCGCAATAAGCAG ATCCAAGCTTCCATTGCCCAGACATTTCGACGACAATCTGAGGCACTAGGAAGGAAACGAACAACAGCTAAAGCAACTGCAGCTGCATTTATGAGGAGATCACAGGGTAGCTATCGAAATGCTCATTTGAGGGGGAGAAGAAACTATAGAAATGTTGCTGAACATCAAGGTTCCGATGATAACGAGGATGCAAATGGTAATGATGGAGGTAAAGACTCAACTTCTGGTGATGAGCGCACAGAACCAAGACCAAAGAGATGCAAAAGATGGGGAGGAGGTCGATCAGGATCTGCTAATGCAGATGGTGGTGATGAAAATGATTATGAATTGAACAGAGAAATTATGGGTGCGTCTGCAGGGCTTGTTGGCAGCTCAGAAAGGCTTGCCTGGGGTAAAGGTGGCATGCGGAGCCATACGCGGTATGGCAGTACAAGTGGTGGCAATGGCAAAAATGCCAGGAACATCCGCCTCTCTAAGTTGGTGGAGTATCTTCGGAACTCAGAAAACCACGATGATGAG TTGGACATCCACCTCCTGCTTGTTTCTTTTGATGAGCAAAGAATACCCAGTTTGCAGCGGCCATATCTTTGCTGCAGGCCTACCCTGTCAGTTGGACAACTATGTCAC TATGTAGCTCTCCGAACCGCACTGCAAGCTGATGAAGTTGAATTGTACTTGGTGAAAGAGCTGCATGCCAAATTCAGTCATTCAACTGCCACAAATGTACTAATTTCCAAGTCTGTTGTTTTAGACTCAACCAAAGATAACCTGCAACTATTAAGAGAACAAGAGACGTTGGCAGACCTTAGAACACACAATCTCATTCCTGGTCATCTG CTTTTGGCATATCAGAAGAAATGGAACTCaagctga
- the LOC117623816 gene encoding putative E3 ubiquitin-protein ligase RING1a isoform X1, with protein sequence MPAQKRTPESVEDDPLQNHHENSHDHPQDEEESDRSLSPSNEEKDEYIIVKLAEIRKEVQCPICLGIIRKTRTVMECLHRFCRECIDKSMRLGNNECPACRTHCASRRSLRDDPNYDALIAAIYPDIDKYEEEELAFHEEEKARNKQIQASIAQTFRRQSEALGRKRTTAKATAAAFMRRSQGSYRNAHLRGRRNYRNVAEHQGSDDNEDANGNDGGKDSTSGDERTEPRPKRCKRWGGGRSGSANADGGDENDYELNREIMGASAGLVGSSERLAWGKGGMRSHTRYGSTSGGNGKNARNIRLSKLVEYLRNSENHDDELDIHLLLVSFDEQRIPSLQRPYLCCRPTLSVGQLCHYVALRTALQADEVELYLVKELHAKFSHSTATNVLISKSVVLDSTKDNLQLLREQETLADLRTHNLIPGHLLLAYQKKWNSS encoded by the exons ATGCCGGCACAGAAGCGCACCCCAGAGTCTGTGGAAGATGATCCTCTGCAGAACCACCATGAAAACAGCCACGACCATCCACAAGACGAAGAGG AGTCCGATCGAAGCCTTTCCCCGAGTAACGAAGAGAAAGACGA ATATATCATAGTGAAATTGGCAGAAATTCGGAAAGAAGTCCAATGCCCTATCTGTTTAG GGATCATTCGGAAAACAAGAACAGTGATGGAATGCCTGCATCGCTTCTGCAGGGAATGCATCGACAAGTCCATGCGCCTGGG GAACAATGAATGCCCTGCATGCCGCACCCATTGTGCTAGTCGTCGCTCTTTGAGAGATGACCCAAACTACGATGCCTTAATTGCAGCCATCTATCCAGATATTGACAAGTATGAGGAAGAG GAACTGGCTTTTCATGAAGAGGAGAAGGCTCGCAATAAGCAG ATCCAAGCTTCCATTGCCCAGACATTTCGACGACAATCTGAGGCACTAGGAAGGAAACGAACAACAGCTAAAGCAACTGCAGCTGCATTTATGAGGAGATCACAGGGTAGCTATCGAAATGCTCATTTGAGGGGGAGAAGAAACTATAGAAATGTTGCTGAACATCAAGGTTCCGATGATAACGAGGATGCAAATGGTAATGATGGAGGTAAAGACTCAACTTCTGGTGATGAGCGCACAGAACCAAGACCAAAGAGATGCAAAAGATGGGGAGGAGGTCGATCAGGATCTGCTAATGCAGATGGTGGTGATGAAAATGATTATGAATTGAACAGAGAAATTATGGGTGCGTCTGCAGGGCTTGTTGGCAGCTCAGAAAGGCTTGCCTGGGGTAAAGGTGGCATGCGGAGCCATACGCGGTATGGCAGTACAAGTGGTGGCAATGGCAAAAATGCCAGGAACATCCGCCTCTCTAAGTTGGTGGAGTATCTTCGGAACTCAGAAAACCACGATGATGAG TTGGACATCCACCTCCTGCTTGTTTCTTTTGATGAGCAAAGAATACCCAGTTTGCAGCGGCCATATCTTTGCTGCAGGCCTACCCTGTCAGTTGGACAACTATGTCAC TATGTAGCTCTCCGAACCGCACTGCAAGCTGATGAAGTTGAATTGTACTTGGTGAAAGAGCTGCATGCCAAATTCAGTCATTCAACTGCCACAAATGTACTAATTTCCAAGTCTGTTGTTTTAGACTCAACCAAAGATAACCTGCAACTATTAAGAGAACAAGAGACGTTGGCAGACCTTAGAACACACAATCTCATTCCTGGTCATCTG CTTTTGGCATATCAGAAGAAATGGAACTCaagctga